Below is a genomic region from Medicago truncatula cultivar Jemalong A17 chromosome 3, MtrunA17r5.0-ANR, whole genome shotgun sequence.
AGGGATGCAAATTCATGGGGGGGTTGTGAAATGGGGACTTCATGAGGATACTGTTGTTTCGAGCTCGCTAATCAATATGTATGTCAAGTGTGGTGAATTGGAGAATGGTTTTCGGGTTTTTCATCAGCTTGGTTCGAAAGATTTAGTGTGTTGGACTTGCATTGTGTCAGGGTATGCAATGAGTGGGAAAACTTGGGACGCAAGAAAGCTTTTTGATCAGATGCCTGTACGAAATGTGATATCGTGGAATGCTATGTTGGCTGGATATACCCGATTCTTTAAATGGTCTGAGGCAttagattttgtttgtttgatgcTTGACACTGTAAAGGACTTGGACCATGTCACTCTTGGTTTGATGATAAATGTGTCTGCTGGCCTTTTGGATCATGAAATGGGGAAACAGCTTCATGGATTTGTCTATCGACATGGTTTCCACTCAAACCTTATGGTTGGCAATGCCATTCTTGACATGTATGGTAAATGTGGGAACTTGAACAGTGCCCGAGTTTGGTTTAACCTGATGAGTAATTGGCGTGACAGGGTTTCTTGGAATGCTTTATTGGCCAGTTGTGGCCTTCATCATTCAAGCGAACAAACACTGACAATGTTTTCAGAGATGCAATGGGAGGCAAAACCAAGCAAGTATACTTTTGGAACCCTTTTGGCAGCATGTGCAAATACTTATTCGCTACACCTCGGCAAGCAAATTCATGGATTTATCATTAGACATGAATTTCAGATAGATAGTGTAATCAGGACTGCTTTGATTTACATGTACTGTAAATGCTACTGTCTTGAGTATGCTGTTGAGATTCTGAAAGGGGCGGTTTCTAGGGACGTGATAATGTGGAATACCTTAATTTTGGGATGTTGTCACAATCATAGGGGAAGAGATGCACTTGAACTTTTTGGGATAATGGAAGCAGAAGGCATCAAGCCAGACCGTGTGACCTTTGAGGGCATTCTTCTTGCTTGTGTTGAAGAAGGCCTTGTTGAGTTTGGCACTCAATGCTTCGAGTCTATGAGCAATGAATACGGTGTCCTGCCTTGGTTGGAGCATTATGGCTGCATGATTGAACTCTATAGTCGGCATGGATACATGGATGAGCTCGAGAGTTTTATGAAAACAATGACAATAGAGCCTACTCTTCCCATGTTGGAACGAGCCCTTGATGCTTGTCAGAAAAATGACTCCCCAATACTGGGAAAATGgattgcaaaaaaaattcatgaattTGAACATTGATTGAATTCAACTTGCAGAATGCGTGCATCATAGCAGAGAGTTTATCTATGTCTTGGCATAAGGGTCATAAGTCAGACAGCAAGTATAAGAGAATCTTTTagaaatatatcatatttatcaCAAACCAAACCCTGTGTTGATATACCATAAACTGATAGAAATTACATTACGTCATTAGGATTAGGCATGTTGATATTCGATAAACTAATATGGGTACACACTTAAATGACAAAATGATAACTAAGGTAGTGAACTCCTTCAATTTGTAATAGCTGATTTCACGGAGGGTTATTAAGACATAATTTGATCATAGTTCAAAGTATATAGCTAAATTTCATAACCATATTAGCTGTTCCTTCGTTTACTCTGTTATCAATATCATGGGTGCTTTGGCATTGTAGCTTATATTGGCTAAGCCATATCCTACTCTCAATAGGACGTGCTTAGAGAGGCTAAAAGAAATCAAGGGTACcattaatttagtttgtttagaACACCAAAAATCTTAAGACTTGTCTTTTATGTGCATGCGTGCGTGCAAATAAATCTTGTATAACCTATTATGAacattattatacatttttatattataagagtacacaaatttgtttattttgtaacaTCGTTATTGATGTCATGCATAAACACATTACAGAAATTAAATATTGCGTAAatacaaaatatcaaaaatatatggtagctcaaataaaatattctatTTCATCTTTATCCTCTCATTTTCTTTGCTCCTACTGCCAACCTGCTTTGAGATGGGGTTCCacctataaatatttttctttctatcttcATCCTCCTTCAAACTTTGATAACCTCAAAATGCACATGCGATGATGAAGAGGATgaacaaaaaagcaaaaaacatgACATCATTTCCTTTATATAGGTCTAACTTTCCTTGATTAGATCATATATATGAACTTCATCCTAGTTATTTTAACCAAGTAATCCGGTTGAACACTCTTTTATGCGATTGAATTCttagtattattttgttattaatgttTTTATACGTTAACGAATGTTAATAAATCAATGTATGTGTTGGACGATTATTAactatatattttgatacatgATATAGATGAACGACACCCGTGCTTCTTTGTactctgtttttcttctttgctGACCAGGACGCATCTTGTGCAGGTTATACTAATAAATTTTGCCGACGTTAATATAATAGTTTTAGAGATATCGTTAACTTTCTTAAAAACCTTTAATGATTAGATACTCACCTAAACATTAGAAGATTGTGATCAGAAAAGAGAATTAAGCATCAAATACATCATGCTtagctatttttttttgaaaggtgcTTAGCTATTTTGTTAAATAGGCGTAATACTAATGAATTTATTGTCGTAATTTAGACACGTTTACCAAATAGCGAAGAAGAAGGGATTAAAAAATGACTTAATCGCATTTCTTTAGTGATTGAAACAATCATTGTGTAGACaaataaattacttattttattacttgcTAAACCAACCGTCATATATGGGTTTAAAATGATCTTAGTGGATCAAAATACATTTTGATACACTATATTTTCTATGATTtgataaataattcaattatacatttaattatattaatatatcaattgtaataaaataatcaatatgataaataaaattatttaccttgaaagaaaattaaatcttTGTCTGAAAAATAACAAccacatatttttttagttgtacaaaatgattttttaatttttttttttgaaattaattcaaattttgtggttttgggaaaaaaaactatttataatattctaaacaagTCTAAAAAAAAGGCAAGTTCTATGGTACAACTaacaatttgagt
It encodes:
- the LOC25489737 gene encoding pentatricopeptide repeat-containing protein At3g26540, with product MSDRRLPIRSYGSKMSLLLRRTNSPTTNHHHPPTTTTITFTTATQVEVIQSILNCLKSGHIQKAASILFDFPLPFPHSLYAHFFRHCRSPKSIAAAHKVEFHLVATTRNPPIFLRNRALEAYAKCSSLHDAQELFDEMPQRDGGSWNALITAYSRLRYPDEAISLFLWMNKDGVRANNITFASVLGSCADVYELSLSQQVHGLVVKFGFSSNVIIGSALVDVYAKCGIMVYARRMFHEIPRPNAVTWNVIVRRYLDVGDAKEAVLLFTRMFSDGVKPLNFTFSNALVACSSMHALEEGMQIHGGVVKWGLHEDTVVSSSLINMYVKCGELENGFRVFHQLGSKDLVCWTCIVSGYAMSGKTWDARKLFDQMPVRNVISWNAMLAGYTRFFKWSEALDFVCLMLDTVKDLDHVTLGLMINVSAGLLDHEMGKQLHGFVYRHGFHSNLMVGNAILDMYGKCGNLNSARVWFNLMSNWRDRVSWNALLASCGLHHSSEQTLTMFSEMQWEAKPSKYTFGTLLAACANTYSLHLGKQIHGFIIRHEFQIDSVIRTALIYMYCKCYCLEYAVEILKGAVSRDVIMWNTLILGCCHNHRGRDALELFGIMEAEGIKPDRVTFEGILLACVEEGLVEFGTQCFESMSNEYGVLPWLEHYGCMIELYSRHGYMDELESFMKTMTIEPTLPMLERALDACQKNDSPILGKWIAKKIHEFEH